The DNA sequence TTCGCAGCGGTAGCCGCGGTGCGTACGGCACGCGCTTTGCTTATAATAGTGAGTTGCCGCGAGTCGCCGAGTGGTCGGTGGGCCATGAAGGCCCACTATGCCACGGGCAACGGAAGCGCCCGGGCGACGGGCCCTGCCTGATGCGAGGCCTGTGCGGTCATTGCGGACTCGGGGGGAACGAGCGTGAAAGGGTGCAAGTACGGAACGCATCGCGTCGTGGAGCCTAAGGGAGTGCTGCCTCAGGCTGCCTGGAGGATCGACAACACCATGGAGCCCTATGACAACGAGATCCTGGTCGACGTCGATACGCTGAACGTGGACGCGGCCAGCTTTACTCAGATCAAACAACAGGCCGGAGGCGACGAACGCGAGATCGCGCGGATCATGCTCGAGATAGTGAAAGAGCGGGGTAAGCACCACAACCCCGTCACGGGGTCCGGAGGCATGTTCACAGGCACGGTCCGGGAGATCGGGTCTGAGCTCGTCGAAAAGGTGAGGCTCAGTCCCGGAGACAGGATAGCCAGCCTGGTCTCGCTCTCCCTCACGCCCCTTGTCATCGAGGAGATCCTCGACGTACGGAAGGACGCTGACCAGGTCAGTATAAGAGGCCAGGCCATCCTCTTCGAGAGCGGCATTTGGGCAAAGCTGCCCTGCGACATGCCGTCTTCGCTCGCGCTGGCCGTGCTCGACGTTGCGGGTGCCCCGGCTCAGACAGCGAAGCTCGTGAAACCCGGGGACACTGTGCTGGTCATAGGGGCGGGTGGGAAGTCCGGGCTCTTGTGCCTTCACGAAGCGAAGAAAAGGGCTGGAGTGACGGGGAGGGTCCTGGGGCTTGCGCATAGTCGCTCCAGCCTCGACAGGGTCATCGAGTCCGGCCTCGCCGATCACGCGTTCTCAGCTGACGCCACGCGGCCCCTCGAGGTACTGGAGAGAGTGAGCGAGCTAACATGCGGAAGGCTCGCCGATATCACGATAAACTGCGTGAACGTCCCGGGCACTGAGATGGCGTCTATCATGGCCACGCGCGACAAGGGAGTAGTGTACTTCTTCAGCATGGCGACGAGCTTCACCGCGGCCGCGCTGGGGGCCGAGGGCATAGGCAAGGACGTCACGATGATCATCGGAAACGGCTACACGGAGGGCCACGCGGACATCGCCCTCGCGACGCTACGGGAGAATCCTCGGCTAATGGAGATGTTCTTGAGAAGATGGGCGGCTGCCTGAAGGCCGTCGAAGGAGATGTCTAGTCTGATGAGACGGTTCCGCGACATCCAGCTGTGGAAGGATGTCAGTGATAGCGACTGGAACGACTGGCGCTGGCAGATACGAAACAGGGTCACTGACGTTGAGACGCTCAAGCGGGCTGTGAACTTGACACCAGAGGAAGAAGACGGGGTAAGGCGGTGCCTCGAGCGGTTCAGGATGGCGATAACACCATACTA is a window from the Bacillota bacterium genome containing:
- a CDS encoding L-erythro-3,5-diaminohexanoate dehydrogenase, which produces MKGCKYGTHRVVEPKGVLPQAAWRIDNTMEPYDNEILVDVDTLNVDAASFTQIKQQAGGDEREIARIMLEIVKERGKHHNPVTGSGGMFTGTVREIGSELVEKVRLSPGDRIASLVSLSLTPLVIEEILDVRKDADQVSIRGQAILFESGIWAKLPCDMPSSLALAVLDVAGAPAQTAKLVKPGDTVLVIGAGGKSGLLCLHEAKKRAGVTGRVLGLAHSRSSLDRVIESGLADHAFSADATRPLEVLERVSELTCGRLADITINCVNVPGTEMASIMATRDKGVVYFFSMATSFTAAALGAEGIGKDVTMIIGNGYTEGHADIALATLRENPRLMEMFLRRWAAA